From a single Nostoc sp. MS1 genomic region:
- a CDS encoding DUF4870 domain-containing protein — MISFEQRKLLSALSHGAIFFSSTIVSIGIPIAILLLNEDPVVKENARESLNFHINLYIYGVISALLVLVGIGILLLIALGIVSFILPIIAIIKILNEPDLPYRYPFIFRLV, encoded by the coding sequence ATGATTAGCTTTGAGCAACGTAAATTATTATCCGCTCTCAGTCATGGAGCGATATTTTTCAGTTCTACAATAGTCTCTATTGGCATACCCATTGCAATTTTGCTACTCAATGAAGACCCCGTAGTCAAAGAGAATGCCAGAGAATCACTCAACTTTCACATAAATCTTTACATCTACGGGGTTATTTCTGCACTATTAGTTTTAGTTGGCATTGGTATTTTATTACTCATCGCTTTAGGAATAGTCAGTTTTATCCTACCGATCATTGCCATTATCAAAATCCTTAATGAGCCGGATTTACCCTATCGCTACCCCTTTATTTTCCGCTTAGTTTAA
- a CDS encoding ribbon-helix-helix domain-containing protein yields the protein MHTIARTPTTDMEVTSIRLERELKEKLKEIAGNQGYQALIRDILWNYVQQKSGEWKPRFSKADIRASIAATAQQEERCVLTGQLIQPQQPMLLGLTRNGDMVPLCVESLAD from the coding sequence ATGCACACAATCGCTCGCACCCCAACAACCGATATGGAAGTTACCAGCATCCGTCTAGAGCGAGAACTAAAAGAAAAACTCAAAGAAATAGCTGGCAATCAGGGATATCAAGCACTGATCCGCGATATCCTGTGGAATTATGTGCAGCAGAAATCAGGCGAATGGAAACCGAGATTTTCCAAAGCCGATATTCGAGCCAGTATAGCCGCCACAGCTCAACAAGAGGAACGGTGTGTACTTACAGGTCAACTCATACAACCCCAACAACCCATGTTATTAGGATTAACCAGAAATGGCGATATGGTTCCGCTCTGTGTAGAGAGTTTAGCCGATTAA
- a CDS encoding alr0857 family protein yields MLKLTYTEDSFYMECLTLSLEEWVAQRVIFSLRVGYSLCVQPSTATFLLPVDLPGVEALKTQARRADDGIIDLATCDAEYLEVTLRGSWLSNGSEGADGVFVTTMSDRTEFFVHKLWQEAQSCASVMSE; encoded by the coding sequence ATGCTGAAATTAACTTACACTGAAGACAGCTTTTATATGGAATGTCTCACCCTGTCCTTAGAGGAATGGGTGGCGCAACGAGTAATTTTTTCACTAAGAGTAGGTTATAGTCTGTGTGTACAACCTAGCACTGCCACCTTTTTGCTCCCCGTAGATTTACCAGGAGTAGAAGCATTGAAGACACAAGCTAGACGCGCTGATGACGGAATTATTGATTTAGCTACTTGTGATGCTGAGTATTTGGAAGTCACCTTGCGGGGTTCTTGGTTGTCAAATGGTTCTGAGGGGGCTGATGGTGTGTTTGTGACCACGATGAGCGATCGCACCGAGTTCTTTGTGCATAAACTCTGGCAAGAAGCCCAATCTTGTGCTTCTGTGATGAGTGAATAA
- a CDS encoding cation:proton antiporter, which produces MEASFEVTLQMAIAVFAGIGAQVLAAYLRLPSIVILLLLGILLGGDGVGLLHPQVLGTGLEVIVALATAIILFEGGLNLDLRELGKVSLSLQLLVTLGTLITLIGGSMAAHWLGEFPWNIAFLYASIVVVTGPTVVGPLLKQIKVDRQVATLLEGEGVLIDPVGAILAFVVLDTIVNGDADPVNAIVGLVMRLGIGGAIGAAGGYFMSLIFKRANVLSTELKNLVVLAVLWSLFTLAQMIRSESGVMTTVVAGAVFANSSVPEERSLRSFKGQLTILSVSVLFILLAADLSIASVLALGWGSLFTVLVLMFVVRPVNILCCTWKSNLNWRQKLFLSWVAPRGIVSASVASLFAILLTQRGINGGDSIKALVFLTIIMTVVCQGLTAGWVAKFLGITSEQATGAVIVGCNPLSLLIARFFQERGENVVLIDTDPDCLAQAEAQNIRVIASSALDGEVLDEAGLGSMGTFVAMTSNGEVNFVLAQRAAEEFNPPRVLAVFPRDPANGSANHKVSQAFVSDLQIKTWNEYLNDGRVKLGTTTLSESDFASQQEHIQDKIRNGVLVPLLVEREERLQIIPANQEWEVGDRIIYLLHDSRPNLLKRLSGASQSTPLVLEKLPEVEEVPLTKVPQLSTSDASLS; this is translated from the coding sequence ATGGAAGCATCATTTGAAGTCACCCTACAGATGGCGATCGCTGTTTTTGCAGGCATTGGCGCTCAGGTATTGGCGGCTTACTTGCGTTTACCCAGCATCGTCATATTGCTGTTGTTGGGCATTCTACTGGGTGGGGATGGGGTGGGTTTGTTACATCCCCAAGTGCTTGGCACAGGGTTGGAAGTGATTGTTGCTCTAGCAACGGCAATTATTCTGTTTGAGGGTGGATTAAATTTAGATTTACGGGAATTGGGTAAGGTTTCCCTCAGCCTGCAATTACTCGTTACCTTGGGAACGCTTATCACCCTCATTGGCGGCAGTATGGCGGCTCACTGGTTGGGTGAGTTTCCTTGGAATATTGCTTTTCTCTATGCTTCTATCGTTGTGGTCACAGGGCCTACGGTAGTCGGCCCCCTACTCAAGCAAATTAAGGTAGATCGGCAAGTGGCGACGCTCCTAGAAGGTGAGGGCGTTCTTATTGACCCAGTGGGGGCTATTTTAGCCTTCGTGGTGCTAGATACCATCGTTAACGGCGATGCAGACCCCGTAAACGCCATTGTCGGTCTAGTGATGCGTTTGGGGATTGGTGGGGCGATTGGTGCGGCTGGTGGCTATTTCATGAGTTTAATTTTCAAACGCGCCAATGTTCTGTCAACGGAGTTGAAAAACTTGGTGGTGTTGGCGGTGCTATGGAGTTTGTTTACTCTGGCGCAAATGATTCGTAGTGAATCGGGTGTGATGACAACGGTGGTTGCAGGAGCGGTATTTGCCAACTCCTCAGTCCCAGAGGAACGTTCTTTACGCAGTTTCAAAGGACAACTAACGATTCTCAGCGTTTCTGTTCTCTTCATCCTGTTAGCTGCTGATTTATCTATTGCCAGTGTGCTGGCTTTGGGTTGGGGTAGCTTATTTACTGTTTTGGTGTTAATGTTCGTTGTTCGTCCAGTTAATATCCTGTGTTGCACTTGGAAGAGTAACTTAAACTGGCGGCAGAAGTTATTTTTAAGCTGGGTTGCGCCTAGAGGGATTGTATCTGCCTCGGTTGCGTCTTTGTTTGCGATTTTGCTAACTCAACGTGGGATTAATGGTGGCGATTCTATCAAGGCTCTAGTTTTCCTGACAATCATCATGACGGTGGTTTGCCAAGGACTAACGGCTGGTTGGGTGGCAAAGTTCTTAGGGATCACTTCTGAGCAGGCAACAGGTGCGGTGATTGTGGGTTGTAATCCTTTGAGTCTGTTGATTGCTCGATTCTTTCAGGAACGGGGTGAAAATGTCGTCCTAATTGATACTGATCCCGACTGTCTAGCCCAAGCTGAAGCGCAAAATATCCGAGTGATTGCTAGCAGTGCTTTGGATGGTGAAGTATTGGATGAGGCGGGACTAGGCTCGATGGGAACCTTTGTAGCGATGACTAGTAATGGTGAGGTAAATTTTGTCTTGGCGCAAAGGGCTGCTGAGGAATTTAACCCGCCGCGTGTGTTAGCTGTGTTTCCTCGCGATCCGGCAAATGGTTCAGCTAATCATAAAGTAAGCCAAGCTTTTGTTTCTGACTTGCAAATCAAGACTTGGAATGAATATCTCAATGATGGCCGGGTGAAGTTAGGGACGACTACTCTGAGTGAATCTGACTTTGCTAGTCAGCAGGAGCATATTCAAGACAAGATTCGGAATGGGGTTTTGGTTCCGTTGTTAGTAGAAAGGGAAGAACGCTTACAGATTATCCCAGCAAATCAGGAGTGGGAAGTAGGCGATCGCATTATTTACCTGCTACATGATTCCAGACCGAATCTATTAAAACGCTTATCGGGTGCTAGTCAGTCTACACCTCTGGTTCTGGAAAAGTTACCAGAGGTGGAAGAAGTACCTTTAACAAAAGTGCCTCAACTTTCTACTAGCGATGCTTCTCTCAGTTGA
- the gyrA gene encoding DNA topoisomerase (ATP-hydrolyzing) subunit A: MTTSQERIIPTDLRNEMSRSYLEYAMSVIVGRALPDARDGLKPVHRRILYAMHELGLMHDRPFRKCARVVGEVLGKYHPHGDTAVYDALVRMAQDFSMRSPLINGHGNFGSVDNDPPAAMRYTECRLQALTSAALLQDIESETVDFADNFDGSQQEPTVLPSRIPQLLLNGSSGIAVGMATNIPPHNLGELIDGLVAVIHNPEITDLQLMQYIPGPDFPTGAQILGMGAIKEAYTTGRGSITMRGVANIETIEHRGRPDREAIVVTELPYQTNKAALIEKIAELVNDKRIEGIADIRDESDRDGMRIVIELKRDAYPRVVLNNLYKQTPIQANFGANMLALVNGEPQILTLKQFLEVFLDFRIESITRRTRYELRKAEERDHLLQGLLIALSHLDAIIQLIRGASDTPTAKGELITTYMLSEVQADAILQMQLRRLTALEADKIRQEHEDLQSQIADLQDILAKRERILEIIETEITDIKTRFATPRRTVITHAEGEIDDRDLIANEKAIILLTEQGYIKRMPVNTFEAQSRATRGKAAAKVKDDDTVEHFLTCCDHDSVLFFSDRGVVYCLKAYQIPVGSRTSRGTPIVQLLPIPKEEKITSIVPVDEFSSDEYLVMLTKGGNIKKTELAAFSNIRANGLIAISLEEGDQLRWVRRARVEDSVIVGSRLGMAIHFRCNHEQLRPLGRATRGVKSMKLKPGDELVGMDILPAAILDTLNTEEVEDIETEDIEIAEETAEVPENASVGPWVLVITMGGYGKRVPVGQFRLQNRAGQGLMATKFKNRKTKDQLATLGIVNNDNEIMMVTNRGIIIRQAVNAISIQSRSATGVRVQRLDEDDAITGVAIVPPDTGDAAEVE, translated from the coding sequence ATGACAACCTCACAGGAGAGGATTATCCCGACGGATCTGCGGAACGAAATGTCCCGGTCTTATCTGGAATACGCCATGAGTGTGATAGTGGGTAGGGCGCTACCAGATGCCAGGGATGGTCTAAAACCTGTGCATCGTCGCATCCTCTACGCCATGCACGAGTTAGGGTTAATGCACGATCGCCCATTTAGAAAATGCGCCCGTGTAGTGGGGGAAGTGTTGGGTAAATATCACCCCCACGGCGATACAGCCGTGTATGATGCCTTGGTGCGGATGGCGCAGGATTTTTCCATGCGATCGCCCCTCATTAACGGACATGGTAACTTTGGTTCTGTAGACAACGACCCCCCGGCGGCGATGCGTTATACAGAATGTCGCTTGCAAGCCTTAACCAGCGCCGCCTTACTGCAAGACATCGAATCGGAAACCGTAGATTTTGCCGATAACTTCGATGGTTCCCAACAAGAACCCACAGTTTTACCATCCCGCATCCCCCAGTTACTCCTGAATGGTTCTTCGGGGATCGCCGTAGGTATGGCTACCAACATCCCGCCCCATAACTTGGGAGAATTGATTGATGGGTTAGTCGCAGTCATTCACAACCCAGAAATCACCGACCTCCAGTTAATGCAGTACATACCAGGCCCAGACTTCCCTACAGGGGCGCAAATCCTGGGAATGGGGGCGATTAAGGAAGCCTACACCACCGGACGCGGTTCTATCACCATGCGCGGTGTTGCCAACATAGAAACCATCGAACATCGGGGAAGACCAGATAGAGAAGCTATTGTTGTTACCGAATTACCATATCAAACCAACAAAGCGGCGTTGATTGAGAAAATAGCCGAGTTGGTAAACGATAAGCGGATAGAAGGGATTGCAGACATCCGAGATGAAAGCGATCGCGACGGCATGAGAATCGTTATCGAACTCAAGCGCGACGCTTACCCCCGCGTAGTTCTCAACAACCTCTACAAGCAAACCCCCATACAAGCCAACTTTGGGGCAAATATGCTGGCGTTGGTGAACGGTGAACCGCAAATCCTCACCCTCAAGCAATTCCTCGAAGTCTTCCTCGACTTCCGCATCGAGTCAATTACCAGACGTACCCGCTACGAACTGCGGAAAGCCGAAGAACGGGATCATCTCCTGCAAGGCTTGTTAATTGCCCTATCCCATTTGGATGCAATTATCCAATTAATTCGCGGTGCTTCTGATACACCCACAGCCAAAGGTGAGTTAATCACCACCTATATGCTTTCTGAAGTCCAAGCCGATGCGATTTTGCAGATGCAGTTGCGACGGTTAACAGCCTTAGAAGCAGACAAAATCCGGCAAGAACACGAGGACTTACAATCACAAATTGCCGACTTACAAGATATTTTGGCAAAGCGTGAACGTATCCTCGAAATCATCGAAACCGAAATCACCGACATCAAAACCCGCTTCGCCACACCCCGACGTACAGTCATCACCCACGCCGAAGGAGAAATCGATGATCGCGACCTCATCGCCAACGAAAAAGCGATCATTCTCTTAACAGAACAAGGCTACATCAAGCGGATGCCCGTCAATACCTTTGAAGCCCAAAGCCGTGCTACCAGAGGTAAAGCCGCCGCCAAAGTTAAAGATGATGATACTGTAGAGCATTTCTTGACTTGTTGCGACCATGACAGCGTACTATTTTTTAGCGATCGCGGTGTCGTCTACTGTCTCAAAGCCTATCAAATCCCCGTCGGTTCCCGCACCAGTCGCGGTACACCCATCGTCCAACTCCTCCCCATTCCCAAAGAAGAAAAAATCACCTCAATTGTCCCCGTAGATGAGTTTAGCAGTGACGAATATCTCGTCATGCTCACCAAAGGCGGCAACATCAAGAAAACAGAATTAGCAGCCTTTAGTAATATCCGCGCCAACGGCTTAATCGCCATCTCCCTAGAAGAAGGCGATCAACTGCGGTGGGTACGTCGCGCCAGAGTCGAGGACAGCGTTATAGTAGGTTCTCGCTTAGGTATGGCGATTCACTTTAGATGTAACCACGAACAACTGCGTCCTCTAGGTAGGGCAACCCGTGGGGTGAAATCTATGAAACTAAAACCAGGTGATGAACTTGTAGGGATGGATATTCTACCCGCAGCAATTCTGGATACCCTCAATACAGAAGAAGTCGAAGATATCGAAACCGAAGATATCGAAATTGCCGAAGAAACCGCAGAAGTACCAGAAAACGCCAGCGTCGGCCCTTGGGTATTAGTCATCACAATGGGAGGATATGGCAAGCGCGTTCCCGTCGGTCAATTCCGATTACAAAATCGTGCCGGACAAGGTTTGATGGCGACCAAATTTAAGAACCGCAAAACCAAAGACCAACTAGCCACTCTCGGTATCGTCAACAACGATAACGAAATCATGATGGTAACAAATCGTGGGATTATTATTCGTCAAGCCGTCAATGCCATTTCCATCCAATCGCGATCGGCTACTGGTGTCAGAGTCCAACGCCTGGATGAAGATGATGCTATTACCGGAGTAGCCATCGTTCCCCCCGATACAGGTGATGCCGCAGAAGTTGAATAA
- a CDS encoding GAF domain-containing sensor histidine kinase, with translation MKKRLLLPPKYPDGQERQPYPVKLMQHQETAHELAQKINYIVATYPATAMMLREIAQLVGVATDADCCCLVTVTDEESTQTTANWCSDEFLGMPLPDEMFSTERFLMELPVLQCAVEPRNIDEISIIRNSLAIGCQHLPLPIKAVLAIPTRFGGKNNGVIALIKFEAHDWHESEKHILKAVETSCAIAFSQVQQAQLISSQQQYLQKSNQHQSLIKQLTILSRSNLELNQMLQLAIASTAECLQADRGLLILLKYTDPLFRTPVKKQVPQAKADVVSEWRRDKTTQTESISSSFSLSDCGLCQKVFLDAGKPVIINDYTDLQDNTSAAPLFAIKELPAVLLMPLENQGKILGFLVLQQSVARNWQQAELNLVEMVCAQVSNAIIQSKTLRQVQTLVDDRTAKLQSSLELQSRLHEKMRQHVDQLRELNQLKDEFMSNISDRLRYPLTNMMMSIKNLRLPGIPPERQVKYLEILENECAKEINLINDLLTLQKLESEQEPPQVENIDLNTRIKNLSTSLTKKLAGKGLSIKLDIPKEPLKLQTELESFDRILQELLNNAYTYSERDTIIHLHASHQVDQLVDQVMIKVTNIGRGISEEEATYIFDRFRRGRGGRWTPGTGLGLALVKSLVQHLNGAIAVESNPIPNSQLSEICFTLTLPQFSDESTPYSDSD, from the coding sequence ATGAAAAAGCGTTTATTATTGCCGCCAAAGTACCCCGATGGACAAGAGCGACAACCCTACCCAGTTAAACTGATGCAACATCAGGAAACAGCCCACGAATTAGCACAAAAGATTAACTACATCGTTGCCACTTATCCAGCAACGGCGATGATGTTACGAGAAATTGCCCAGTTAGTGGGGGTTGCCACAGATGCAGATTGTTGCTGTTTGGTGACAGTAACTGATGAAGAATCAACCCAAACAACAGCTAACTGGTGTTCTGACGAATTTTTAGGAATGCCCCTTCCTGATGAGATGTTCTCGACAGAACGATTCCTGATGGAATTACCGGTTTTGCAATGTGCAGTAGAACCACGTAATATCGATGAGATTTCTATTATCCGTAATAGTTTGGCGATTGGATGTCAACACTTGCCATTACCAATCAAGGCAGTTTTGGCAATTCCTACGCGCTTTGGTGGCAAAAATAATGGCGTAATTGCTTTGATTAAGTTTGAGGCTCATGATTGGCATGAGTCAGAAAAACATATTCTCAAGGCAGTTGAAACATCCTGTGCGATCGCCTTCTCTCAAGTACAGCAAGCGCAGTTAATTTCCTCTCAGCAGCAATACCTGCAAAAAAGTAATCAACATCAAAGCTTAATTAAACAATTAACTATATTAAGTCGTAGCAATTTGGAGTTGAATCAAATGCTCCAACTAGCCATAGCATCTACTGCTGAGTGCTTACAAGCGGATCGCGGTTTGTTGATTCTGCTGAAATATACAGATCCATTATTTAGAACTCCTGTTAAAAAACAAGTTCCTCAAGCCAAAGCTGATGTAGTCAGTGAATGGCGCAGGGACAAGACTACTCAAACAGAATCTATCTCTAGTTCTTTTTCCCTGTCTGACTGTGGGTTATGTCAAAAGGTGTTCCTAGATGCGGGTAAACCAGTCATTATCAATGACTACACAGACCTACAGGATAATACCAGTGCTGCTCCATTGTTTGCCATTAAAGAACTGCCAGCCGTGCTGTTAATGCCTTTGGAAAACCAAGGTAAAATATTAGGCTTTTTAGTCTTACAGCAGTCTGTAGCGCGTAATTGGCAACAAGCCGAGTTGAATTTGGTGGAAATGGTCTGCGCTCAAGTGAGCAATGCAATTATTCAATCAAAAACCCTGCGCCAAGTCCAGACCTTAGTAGACGATCGCACAGCGAAACTCCAAAGTAGCTTGGAGTTGCAATCAAGACTGCACGAAAAAATGCGGCAACACGTAGATCAACTACGTGAACTCAATCAGCTCAAAGACGAGTTTATGAGCAACATCAGCGATCGCTTGCGTTATCCCCTGACGAATATGATGATGTCCATCAAAAACTTGCGTCTACCGGGAATCCCGCCAGAACGTCAAGTGAAATACTTAGAAATTCTGGAAAATGAATGTGCTAAGGAAATCAATTTAATTAATGACTTGTTAACTCTACAAAAGTTAGAGTCTGAGCAAGAACCGCCACAGGTAGAAAATATTGATTTAAACACCAGAATTAAAAACTTAAGTACTTCTTTAACTAAAAAACTCGCAGGTAAGGGCTTAAGTATCAAGTTAGATATACCAAAAGAACCTTTAAAACTGCAAACAGAATTAGAAAGTTTTGACCGCATCCTCCAAGAGTTATTAAATAACGCCTATACATACTCAGAGCGTGATACCATCATTCACTTACACGCCAGTCATCAAGTTGATCAGCTTGTTGATCAAGTTATGATTAAAGTGACAAATATAGGGCGTGGCATCTCCGAAGAAGAGGCGACCTATATATTTGATAGGTTCCGTCGTGGTCGAGGAGGTCGCTGGACTCCAGGGACTGGCTTAGGACTGGCTTTGGTTAAGTCCTTAGTGCAGCACTTAAATGGGGCGATCGCGGTTGAGAGTAACCCTATTCCCAATTCTCAACTCAGCGAAATTTGCTTTACCCTGACCTTGCCCCAGTTTTCTGACGAAAGCACACCATATTCTGACAGTGACTAA
- a CDS encoding SRPBCC family protein: MTKQYNTEEDLELNLDLDGELLANADNLPSVEVQVEKIADRQRQITARVQIPQPVEQVWKVLTNYEALADFIPNLAKSRLLEHPQGGIRLEQVGSQRLLNFNFCARVVLDLEEYFPKEINFQMVEGDFKGFSGNWCLQPYTLGNSIGTELCYTIQVWPKLTMPITIIERRLSNDLRSNLLAIYQRVEHLANQNL, translated from the coding sequence GTGACTAAACAATACAACACCGAAGAAGACTTGGAACTTAACCTCGATTTAGATGGTGAATTACTTGCAAACGCGGATAATTTACCCTCTGTAGAAGTCCAAGTTGAGAAAATCGCCGACCGCCAACGGCAAATTACAGCTAGAGTACAGATTCCTCAGCCAGTAGAGCAAGTCTGGAAGGTACTGACGAATTATGAAGCCTTGGCTGACTTTATCCCCAATCTTGCTAAAAGTCGTCTTCTAGAGCATCCCCAAGGCGGTATTCGACTTGAACAAGTTGGTTCTCAGCGTCTACTCAATTTCAACTTTTGCGCTCGTGTGGTTTTGGATTTGGAAGAGTATTTCCCCAAAGAAATAAATTTCCAAATGGTAGAGGGCGACTTTAAAGGCTTTTCTGGTAATTGGTGTTTACAGCCGTATACTCTTGGTAATTCAATTGGCACAGAACTCTGCTACACCATTCAAGTTTGGCCTAAGCTGACTATGCCCATTACAATTATTGAGCGTCGTCTGAGTAATGATCTAAGGTCTAATCTGCTAGCAATCTACCAAAGAGTAGAACACTTAGCTAACCAAAATCTCTAA
- the lnt gene encoding apolipoprotein N-acyltransferase codes for MPQKLNKQQGERLISLFPLLISLTSGVLMGLTVAPFNAWFLAWIALIPLWVLVVSAKRKKKSHSPPSPSSPPVGERSRTTPPLLGLAWGIGYHGVALFWITGIHPMDWLGVPWWPSLAITTFCWSFVSLYGGVLVAIWAACLTRLAEQKSWLRILIATAIWCALESLWSAGSLWWSSLAYTQSPHNLVILHLGQLSGPNLVTATIVSVNGLIAEGWINRKHEVLSKYLATAIVLLITLHLIGFYLYNAPIAQPPDTAIKVGIVQGNIPNKIKLLPQGLQRAITGYTEGYLTLVNQGVDAVLTPEGALPFFQRDLPTTPLLAAVREKGKVVWVGAFGERGRSYTNSLFTVNNKGEITSRYDKSKLVPLGEYIPFEEIIGGLIQRLSPLDEHQVHGLPNQIFDTPFGRAIVGICYESAFPEVFRRQTAAGGQFILSSSNDAHYSAPMPFQHHAQDIMRAIENDRWSARATNTGYSAFVDPHGKTLWISGYNTYETHAETIYRRQTKTLYVRWGDWFTPLLLGLSVLGKFVIRN; via the coding sequence ATGCCGCAGAAGTTGAATAAACAGCAGGGAGAGAGGCTAATCTCCCTCTTCCCTCTCCTAATTTCCTTAACTAGCGGCGTATTGATGGGGCTAACCGTAGCCCCTTTCAACGCTTGGTTTCTAGCTTGGATTGCCCTAATTCCCCTATGGGTATTAGTAGTCTCTGCCAAACGCAAAAAGAAATCCCACTCCCCCCCATCTCCCTCATCTCCCCCGGTTGGTGAGCGTAGCCGAACCACACCTCCCCTACTCGGCCTAGCCTGGGGTATCGGCTACCACGGCGTAGCCCTATTTTGGATTACTGGCATCCATCCTATGGATTGGTTGGGTGTGCCTTGGTGGCCGAGTTTGGCAATTACGACCTTTTGCTGGTCATTCGTCAGCCTCTACGGAGGAGTACTGGTTGCTATTTGGGCAGCTTGCTTAACTCGTCTTGCTGAACAAAAATCTTGGTTACGCATCCTCATTGCTACAGCAATCTGGTGCGCCTTAGAAAGCCTGTGGAGTGCTGGGTCTTTGTGGTGGAGTTCTTTAGCATACACCCAATCACCACACAACCTCGTAATTTTACATTTGGGGCAACTCTCCGGTCCTAATCTTGTTACAGCCACAATTGTCAGTGTTAATGGCTTAATTGCTGAAGGCTGGATAAATCGCAAACATGAGGTGTTAAGTAAATATTTAGCAACTGCCATAGTATTATTAATTACCCTACATCTCATAGGCTTTTATTTATATAACGCCCCCATCGCCCAACCTCCAGACACAGCCATAAAAGTAGGTATTGTTCAGGGCAATATTCCCAACAAAATTAAACTCCTTCCGCAAGGATTGCAACGCGCTATTACCGGGTACACAGAAGGTTACTTAACCCTAGTAAATCAAGGTGTGGATGCAGTTCTCACCCCAGAAGGCGCATTACCATTCTTCCAACGTGACTTACCTACAACTCCTCTATTAGCAGCAGTCAGAGAAAAGGGTAAAGTTGTGTGGGTAGGTGCTTTTGGAGAACGAGGACGTAGCTACACTAACAGCCTATTCACCGTTAATAACAAAGGTGAAATTACCAGCCGCTACGATAAATCCAAATTAGTACCTTTAGGCGAATATATCCCCTTTGAAGAAATTATTGGTGGTTTAATTCAGCGTTTATCACCCCTAGACGAACATCAAGTTCATGGCTTACCCAATCAAATTTTTGACACACCATTTGGACGGGCAATTGTAGGCATTTGTTACGAATCAGCCTTTCCTGAAGTATTCCGCCGTCAAACTGCTGCGGGTGGACAATTTATCCTCAGTTCTTCTAACGATGCCCATTACAGTGCGCCTATGCCATTCCAACATCACGCCCAAGATATTATGCGGGCAATTGAGAATGATAGATGGTCAGCCAGGGCAACTAATACAGGATATTCAGCCTTTGTTGATCCCCACGGCAAAACCTTATGGATATCTGGATATAACACCTATGAAACCCATGCAGAAACTATCTACCGTCGCCAGACAAAAACTTTATACGTGCGTTGGGGTGATTGGTTTACACCTTTGTTGTTGGGGTTAAGTGTTTTGGGAAAATTCGTAATTCGTAATTAA
- a CDS encoding HNH endonuclease, which yields MPVLEQSVVVFSQNYLPLCRVNIKRAIALLLTNKAEPLVGYTGNGWRIHSPNLILDVPKHIRLKIASIERTWKVPPVNRREILRRDHHTCQYCGSKKRLTLDHVIPRSRGGSHSWDNVVAACERCNSRKGDRTPVEAGMQLRTQPKAPIHPAVAFGLNEGAQFWKDVQANLE from the coding sequence ATGCCAGTATTAGAGCAATCTGTGGTGGTATTTTCGCAAAATTACTTACCACTATGTCGGGTCAATATTAAAAGAGCGATCGCCCTGTTACTAACAAACAAGGCCGAACCATTAGTAGGTTATACAGGAAATGGGTGGCGAATTCATTCACCCAACTTGATTCTTGATGTTCCCAAACATATTCGCTTGAAGATAGCTTCTATTGAAAGGACATGGAAAGTTCCGCCTGTGAATCGGCGGGAAATTTTGCGACGAGATCATCACACTTGCCAATATTGCGGTAGCAAAAAGCGGCTGACTTTAGATCACGTAATTCCCCGTTCTAGGGGTGGTTCCCACAGTTGGGACAACGTGGTTGCAGCTTGTGAGCGATGTAACTCGCGGAAGGGCGATCGCACCCCAGTAGAAGCTGGTATGCAGTTGCGTACTCAGCCAAAAGCACCAATTCACCCAGCCGTGGCTTTTGGATTGAATGAAGGCGCTCAGTTTTGGAAAGATGTGCAAGCAAACCTGGAATAA